The following are from one region of the Arcobacter defluvii genome:
- the pstA gene encoding phosphate ABC transporter permease PstA: protein MKRKKKNKQTNPFYDPTLKSRHASAARFKKFTLTSLIFSVAFLVFFLFDIVGKGVPAFKIAYVKVDVTFNAKSIDDSRFAVEKKFRDIVSRAWLRDIPVLIKQHPEYMDSTQHLWVLADDQVDQYLKGHNHKLKDKEIAIVDELYAQGLIEKKFNTIFFTNGDSKIPEYAGLYSAIIGSVLTLIITMLVAFPIGVMTAIYLEEFAGDNKFTRFIEININNLAAIPSILFGLLGLAIFINLFGMPRSSPLVGGLTLALMTLPIIIVSSRAALRAVPDSIRQAGYGLGLNKIQVTKDHVLPLAFPGVLTGSIIGLAQAMGETAPLIIIGMIAFIPDAPSMVTQASTVMPAQLFTWAGMPEGMYVEKTAAGIMVLLTILISLNAIAIYLRKKLEVKW, encoded by the coding sequence ATAAAAAGAAAAAAGAAAAACAAACAAACTAATCCATTTTATGACCCTACTTTAAAAAGTAGACATGCAAGTGCAGCAAGATTTAAAAAGTTTACATTAACTTCACTAATTTTTTCTGTTGCTTTTTTAGTATTTTTCCTTTTTGATATTGTAGGAAAAGGTGTACCTGCATTTAAAATTGCCTATGTAAAAGTTGATGTTACTTTTAATGCTAAATCAATAGATGATTCAAGATTTGCCGTTGAAAAAAAATTCAGAGATATTGTTTCAAGAGCTTGGCTTAGAGATATTCCTGTTTTGATAAAACAACATCCTGAATACATGGATTCAACTCAACATCTTTGGGTTTTAGCAGATGATCAAGTTGATCAATATTTAAAAGGACATAACCACAAATTAAAAGACAAAGAGATTGCAATTGTTGATGAATTATATGCACAAGGATTAATAGAAAAAAAATTTAATACTATTTTCTTTACTAATGGTGATTCAAAAATTCCAGAATATGCAGGACTTTATTCAGCAATTATTGGTTCTGTTTTAACATTAATTATTACAATGCTTGTTGCATTCCCAATTGGAGTTATGACTGCAATTTATCTAGAAGAGTTTGCAGGAGATAATAAATTTACAAGATTTATTGAAATAAACATCAATAACCTTGCAGCTATTCCTTCAATACTATTTGGTCTTTTAGGTCTTGCAATATTTATCAATCTTTTTGGAATGCCTAGAAGTTCGCCACTTGTTGGAGGTTTAACTCTTGCGCTTATGACATTGCCAATTATTATTGTAAGTTCACGTGCAGCACTAAGAGCTGTTCCTGATAGTATAAGACAAGCGGGTTATGGATTAGGATTAAATAAAATTCAAGTTACAAAAGACCATGTTTTACCTTTAGCATTTCCAGGAGTTTTAACTGGTTCTATTATTGGGTTAGCACAAGCTATGGGAGAGACTGCACCATTGATTATTATAGGAATGATTGCATTTATTCCTGATGCTCCTTCAATGGTTACACAAGCATCAACTGTTATGCCAGCACAATTGTTTACTTGGGCTGGAATGCCAGAAGGTATGTATGTTGAAAAAACTGCTGCTGGAATTATGGTGTTATTAACAATCTTAATTTCATTAAATGCTATTGCAATTTATTTGAGAAAAAAATTAGAAGTTAAATGGTAA